The genome window TGCAGGCCGTTCATGTCCGCAAAATCCTGCAAAACCGAATTGAGCTGCTGCTTTAAGCTGCCCACATTGGAGCGGGTGGAAAACGATAAACTGATGACCTGTTCCGTCATTTGAATCACTGCCAAATTAAGCGAGCTTTCCACCATACCGGGAAGTTTGCTGCTCATGGTCTGAACGCCGTTAGGCAAAGTGTTCAGCAGCAGAATCAGCTTTTTTGCTGCCTCATCGTTTATTTTTTGAACATCTTCTGTTCGACAATCTTTCACCAGCAGTTCAACTTTTGGATCACTGGCCGATAATTCATTGGTCCACTCTTTCTGCATCCGGTTTTGGACTTCGGTCAGCACTGCCTCCTGTTCCGGCGCCAAAGCAATCCGGCAAACCGTATGACTGGGAATTACATTGTCCTTAATGCCGCCGCTGATTTCCAAAACTTCAAAATCAATTTCTTTTTTCAGCGCCGACAAAAACCGGCCCATCAGCTTATGCGAATTCCCGCGGTTGGTGTGAATTTCCGCACCGGAATGGCCGCCCTTTAAACCGGTGACAATAATTTCCTTCTGCCGAAGGCCCGGCGCTAAATCTTCTTTGGTATAAGGCAGCTCTAACACTGCTTTTAAACCGCCGGCGCAGCCGATAGTTATCTCGCCCTCCTCTTCGGAATCCACGTTGATAAAATATTTCCCCTTTAATGCGGCGGCGTCAAATTGCAGAGCACCGTTCATATTGACTTCTTCATTTGTCGTAATCACCGCTTCCAAATGCGGATGCAGAATATCATCGGAGTCCAGCAGCGCCAACGCCATGGCAACGGCAATGCCGTTATCGGCCCCCAAGGTTGTATCCTTAGCTGTCAGCAAATCACCGTCAACTTCCAGAGTCAGCGGATCTTTCAGAAAATCATGCGTACTGTCCGGTGTTTTAACACAAACCATATCCATATGTCCCTGCACGATCACACCCGGCGCTTTCTCCATGCCGGCAGCCGCCGGTTTGGTAATCAAGATGGAATCGGTTGCGTCCTGAACAACCTCTAATCCCCTGTCCTTGGCAAACTTTACCAGATAATCGGAAATTGCCTTTTCATTGCCGCTCCCTCTGGGAATTTGGCTGATTTCTTCAAAATAGTCAAATACTTTCTTCGGTTCTAAGTTTAACATTTTATCCTCACTTTCTTATTGTCTCAACTTTCTCCTGTCGAAAGGCTTCGCCTTTCTGCCCGGGCGCCCCGCCAAGCGGAATGTCGCAGGCATTCGGCGAGCCGATAATAAAAAAGGCTGTTCTATCGAATATGAGAACGTTGAGTTATTGTTTTATATTTTTCTTAATTTCCTGCGGAACTTCCCCATAAAAACTGTAATATCCGCTAAAAGATCCAGAAACTTTCATTTTATGGATAAATTCAATATTCTGTGGTATACTGTTTACAGGATCTGACGAAAACTGAAAAAGGCGAAACTCCGGTCCATTTCAGCAAGGCGATCCCGGGAAAAATCATTATCTTGCGCCGGCAGCATTTGCTTGAGCGGCAGCGCCACTTCCCTAAAAACATAATTGCGGAAACGAAAGATTCAGCAGCACCTAAAATCAAACGGAGGTTAACTATGAGTAAAATTATCTGCAAAAGTTCCGTCCTGCCGGCCGGAGCCGGCGCCATCTGGAAGAAATTGCAAAGGCTTGATTCTCTGCAGTATGTCGCAGCTCCGTATGCCACATTTGAGCCGCTGGGCGGCCGAAAAACTTTTACCTGGAAAAGCGGCCGCTTTTTTTCGCTGAAACTCAAGCTGTTCGGGCTGCTGCCCTTGGGAATCCACACCATTCGGATCCTGATATTTGACCGGGAAAAGCTGACCATCTATTCCCATGAAGGCAATCTTCATGTTCCGGTGTGGAATCATCTGATTAAACTAAAGCCGATCGATGACAGGCATACGCTTTATACTGACCGGGTGGAGATTGACGCCGGCCGGAAAACACCGCTGATTTGTCTGTGGGCCGAACTGTTTTACGCGCACCGGCAACGAAGATGGAAAAAGCTCCTGCGCCTTCCGGCAAAATAACCGTGAAAAACAGCGGCTTTCTTTCCGCCGTCCTTAATGTCCCGCCCCGGTAGCTTCCCCGATAGTCTGAAAACCATATCGGTCAAGCACACGCGGCAGATCGGCAATGATTTCCGGACAAACCCGGGGATTGACGAAATTGGCGGTTCCGACCGCCACCGCCGAAGCGCCGGCATAGAAAAACTCCAGCACATCCTCCGCCGTTTCAATCCCGCCCATCCCGATAATCGGAATCTTGACCGTTTCATAAACATCATAAATCATTTTCAGCGCTACCGGTTTGATGGCAGGCCCCGACAAACCGCCGGTCTTATTTGCTAAAAGCGGCGCCCGTTTTTTTAAATCAAAGCGCATGCCAATCAAAGTATTAATCATGGTAATCCCGTCCGCACCGCCGTCTTCCACCGCCTGCGCCATTTCCTTAATATTGGCTACATTGGGCGAAAGCTTCATATAAACAGGCTTAGAGGCTGCCGCCTTAATCTTCCTCGTCAGCCGCCGGGCAATTTCCGGATCCTGTCCGTAGGTAATGCCGCCCTGTTTGACGTTCGGGCAGGAAATATTAATCTCCAGCGCTCCGATATTAGGCACTCTGGAAATCCGTTCCGCCACATAGCAGTAATCCTCGTCCGAGTACCCGGCAACATTGGCAATAATGGGTAAATCATAATGAGCCAGCCAGCGCAGTTCCTCTTCCACTCGGTCAATCCCGGGATTTTGCAGGCCGATGGCGTTCAGCATTCCGGCCGGCGTTTCCGCAATCCGGGGCATAGCATTGCCGGTGCGCGGCTCTTTGGTTACCGCCTTAATCATAATTGAACCCAAGAGCGATAAGTCATAAATCTCACTAAATTCCCGGCCAAAACCAAAACAGCCGGAGGCCGGTATCACCGGATTTTTCAGGTTTAAGCCCGGCAGTTTAACGGCTAAACGATTCATATTCCACCTCCCCCAAGGCAAACACCGGCCCGTCCTTGCACACTCTTTTCAGCCCGGCTTTGGTTTTCAGCATACAGCCGTAGCAGGCACCGATACCGCAAGCCATTCTTTCTTCAAAGGACAGATAACCCTGTTTTTGACCTTGGTATTTCAAATCCAGCGCCTGCAGCATCCCTTTCGGCCCACAGGCATATAAAGTGTCAAACTCAATGGTTTGACTGTTTAAGACATCCAAAATCGTCCCTTTTTGACCAACACTGCCATCCATAGTCGATACCAAAACCTTGCCCAGCTCCTGAAACTCTTCAACGGCATAAACACTGGCAGCATCCTGAAAACCCAACACCGAGGTAATTTGAATTTGCTTTGCCTTCAGCTGTTTGCCCAATTCATACAGCGGCGGCACACCAACCCCGCCCCCGGCTAAAAGGACCGAACGGGTTGTTTCCGAAATCGGAAAGCCATTACCCAAAGGTCCTAAAATATTCAGTTCTTCTCCTGTTTTCATTTGCGCCAGCAGCGCCGTTCCCCTACCCAGCACTTTATAAATAATTCGGATGGTATTCTGCGCCGGGCTTACTTCATAAAGTGAAATCGGGCGGCGCAGCAAAAGCGCACCGTCATTGATTTTGATATGAACAAAACAGCCGGCGGCAAAGCCTTTTAAGTCAGCCGCCTCCGCCGTTAAACTCATTCGGTAAATATCTCTGGCTAACGGAATGTTTTCAGTAATTTTCATTTGATATTGCTGCATCATGATTTTCCTTTTCTTACGCCTCTTGCTTTATATAACCTTGGTTTCTGCCGTTTTTGCTTTTGGCTATTACATAACCTTTCCATCCTGAACAACCATTTTTCCCCGATAAAAAACCGTATCAATCCGGCCCTTTACTTTCCGACCGGCAAAGGGCGTATTACTACTCCGGCTGACCATATCTTCCTTTTTGATCTCATATTCTTTGTCTAAATCAATCAGCACCAAATCGGCCGGCTCACCGGCCGCCAAGCGATGGCCTTTCAGCCCGAAGATTCTGGCCGGATTTTCG of Lachnospiraceae bacterium oral taxon 500 contains these proteins:
- a CDS encoding aminoacyl-histidine dipeptidase, encoding MLNLEPKKVFDYFEEISQIPRGSGNEKAISDYLVKFAKDRGLEVVQDATDSILITKPAAAGMEKAPGVIVQGHMDMVCVKTPDSTHDFLKDPLTLEVDGDLLTAKDTTLGADNGIAVAMALALLDSDDILHPHLEAVITTNEEVNMNGALQFDAAALKGKYFINVDSEEEGEITIGCAGGLKAVLELPYTKEDLAPGLRQKEIIVTGLKGGHSGAEIHTNRGNSHKLMGRFLSALKKEIDFEVLEISGGIKDNVIPSHTVCRIALAPEQEAVLTEVQNRMQKEWTNELSASDPKVELLVKDCRTEDVQKINDEAAKKLILLLNTLPNGVQTMSSKLPGMVESSLNLAVIQMTEQVISLSFSTRSNVGSLKQQLNSVLQDFADMNGLHFYKTAEYPEWEMKPESELLKKAAATYQSLTGKEAVVKAIHAGLECGVFLSKKPELEAISIGPDMWDVHSVKERLSISSTQRTWEYLKTLLAELGKLN
- a CDS encoding dihydroorotate dehydrogenase; the protein is MNRLAVKLPGLNLKNPVIPASGCFGFGREFSEIYDLSLLGSIMIKAVTKEPRTGNAMPRIAETPAGMLNAIGLQNPGIDRVEEELRWLAHYDLPIIANVAGYSDEDYCYVAERISRVPNIGALEINISCPNVKQGGITYGQDPEIARRLTRKIKAAASKPVYMKLSPNVANIKEMAQAVEDGGADGITMINTLIGMRFDLKKRAPLLANKTGGLSGPAIKPVALKMIYDVYETVKIPIIGMGGIETAEDVLEFFYAGASAVAVGTANFVNPRVCPEIIADLPRVLDRYGFQTIGEATGAGH
- a CDS encoding NAD-dependent dihydroorotate dehydrogenase B electron transfer subunit, with the protein product MMQQYQMKITENIPLARDIYRMSLTAEAADLKGFAAGCFVHIKINDGALLLRRPISLYEVSPAQNTIRIIYKVLGRGTALLAQMKTGEELNILGPLGNGFPISETTRSVLLAGGGVGVPPLYELGKQLKAKQIQITSVLGFQDAASVYAVEEFQELGKVLVSTMDGSVGQKGTILDVLNSQTIEFDTLYACGPKGMLQALDLKYQGQKQGYLSFEERMACGIGACYGCMLKTKAGLKRVCKDGPVFALGEVEYESFSR